Within Elizabethkingia sp. JS20170427COW, the genomic segment CATTATATACCAATTCTACCAAAGGTTGTAATAATGCCTTTTTTTTATTCTTGGGGGAATATAGTCCTTTCAAAAACAAAGATTGGTATCCTTGGGTTTTACTAAACAAATGGAGAATTGCATCGTGATCTCCATATCTAATATACGATAATAAAAATCCTCTGTCCTGAATCATGAATTTACTACAGCTATTTTTACTGCTTTTTTATCGGTTCCATCAGCATTGGTCATCAATACAAAATAAATCCCTGAAGCAACCCTAATTCCCCTTGTATTCAATAAATTCCATTCATAAACTCCTCCTTGGGCAACTGCAGAGTGTACCAAATTCCCTGCAGTATCGGTAATCCTTATATGAGTTTTTTCCGCCAAACCTTTTATGGTTATATTCCCTTTATACTGAGAATAAACAACTGGATTAGGATATACCACAACTTCTCCAAAACCAGACCCTACTTCTGATACATCTCCCTGGTAAACGACAATTCCATCAGCAGTAGCAAAATACACCTTCCCTGTCTTATCATCAATTTTTATATCTAAAATGTTATTATTCGGTAATGCTGAATTTTGCGAGGTAAATTTCTGTAACACCTGTTGCCCATCTGCTGATAGATAAAAAACACCATTATCTTTTATAGAAACCCATTTTTTATTTCCTGAATCTATCGCTATCGACTGAATATGTAAGTCTTTAAACAACTCCTCTGCAATACCTCCTTGGGTAATAACAATAGGCTCTGCAATGGGATTTGGTTGACGAATACTTTCTTCAGCATTTTGTAACACTCTTAGTCCTGTCCTATTTCCTATCCATAAATCCCCATATACATCCATGGCATAACACGTTGCTGAATTATTCAACAAACCATTATCTGTCCCCATATATTTTACAGGAGCTGAGGAAATACTACTCATATCTCCATCATACAATACCGCTAATAATCCTGCTTTATTATCTGTATTATTTCCTTTAGCATTTCCCGCCCAAATTGTTTTTTCTGTAATTAATGGGAAACCTATTTGGTTTTTTAGATTGGTAAACTTTTTAACTTGGGAAGGGGTTGGTTTTCCAAAATAAAACCCTGCATCATAAATATGTTGTTTATTAGAACTTTCATCTATCTGTATTGTTTGAATAGAAGACAGCAAATAGCCATCTTTTTGAACTACCCCATAAGGTAGGAAGTACCATTTATCGGCTTTATCAACTCCTAAGAAGACTTGTGATGAATATGTCCCATCTAACTTTTTTTCTAATCGATAAACGCCTCGTTTTGGTTCTTGCTGAAAATTCGTAAAATACACCACATCTGGATGAGTTGCATCTGGAATAACGTCTGACACATTCATTCCGAAATTTTCTTTTTCTTCAAAAAAAGAAGGATACTCCCATGCACTTCCATTATAATAATAATATCCCAAGTTATCAGATGTTAGTGGACCAAAACTATCATTAAGCAACACTGTAGCAACCCATATTTTCCCATCCCGAAGGTATAATCTAGAAGATGTATTGTTGTAAGGGCCGTCTGGTTTTATAAATATACCCGTTTCTCCCATCGATAACCCTTTGGTTATAGTACCACTAAAAAGCTGCCCATTAGCATATAAACCTGTACTTACAGGAACTGAAAAAGGGTGTTCTACCTGCAAAACACCAGAGAAATCTATAACCTTCGTTTGGTAATCCTCGTCTGAAATTTTATCCGCTACTGCAATATATCCCTCATTTTCATGAATATCTTGTATCCCCGAAAATCCATCCTTTAAAATAGTAAAACCATTCCCTGTATTCACATAAATCGTTTTGCTATTGGCAGCTAATAATTTTCCGTCAACACTTTCCATTTGTGAAATACCGGATAAACCTTCATTATTCCAAGAGCTAAAATTAACAAAAGAAATACTTTTCCAATTTTGGGATTTCAATCCTTTATTGGTCGCAACAAACAATTGATCTCCTAAAAATGCTGATTCTATAGCTTTGGTCCCTTCTGGGAAAAAGCAAGTATTCCCAAATTCCTTTTTATCTAAATTAAAAATAGAAACTCCATAATCAGCAGAAATTACCGCTTGATTATCTTGTATAGAAATATGCCTTATCTCCTTAGAAGTCGTCACATTAGGAGATAAAGGAATATCCACGGCATAGGTAATCTTCCCTTCAGCGTCTATTATATCAATGTTTCCGCTTTTATAACCTATTAACATCGTTTGGGTACTAGGATTATAAGCGGTTGCTGAAATTTTCACCTCGTGTAATCCATTAATTTTGGTAAATTTAGATACCTCTCCACTATCAGGAGAATAATAAAAAAGACCATTTTCAGTTACCGCAACAATTTTATTTTCTTTATTTACGATAGATATGATATGATTGAACGAGAACATATCTTGCCATTTACCATTTTGTTGAGCAAATGATAATAAAGACCAACAGGCTGCGACAACAGTATAGATTTTTTTCATAAGAAAAGTGCTTCTTGCAAATATATTAAGATAATACGACAATTGTTCTCAGAAGATTCGCTTTAGAATGAAAAAATTAACTAATTTTGATATCTCAAAAAAATTATAACGTACAATGAACAATTTATCCGGAATTGGGGTAGCATTAGTTACGCCATTCAATGAAGATTTATCCGTAGATTTTGATTCGCTTACCCGATTAATCGAATTCAATATCGAAAACGGAACCAATTATTTAGTAGTATTAGGAACCACTGCTGAGGCAGCAACCCTTACAGCAGAAGAAAAGGATAAGATTGTCAAACACGTTATAAAAATTAACCAAGGAAGACTTCCTCTTGTATTAGGAATCGGTGGAAATAATACTGCAGAGGTTGTCAAACAAATCAACGAAACCGATACTTCAGCTTTTGAAGCAATTTTATCTGTTTGTCCATACTACAACAAACCTAACCAAGAAGGTATTTACCAACACTATAAAGCTTTAGCTTCTACAAGAAAAAACATTATTATCTACAATGTACCTGGAAGAACAGGGTCCAACATCGAGGCTAATACTACTCTTCGCCTAGCTCAAGAGTTTCCTAATCTTATCATGATTAAAGAAGCTTGCTCTAATATCAACCAATATTTTGATATTATTCGTAAAAAGCCTGAACATTTTAACCTAGTATCTGGCGATGACGAATATGCTTTGGCGGTAACCCTTGCTGGAGGAAACGGAGTAATCTCTGTAATTGGACAAGCATATCCTAAAGAGTTTTCTCAACTTATCCAATTAGGTAGAGAGGGAAATGCCAAGGAGGCTTATAAAATCCAGAATAAAATGGTGGAAATTACCCGTCTTATTTTTGCTGAAGGTAATCCTACAGGGATTAAATATATTCTTTCCGAAATGGGTATTATCAAAAACTTTTTAAGACTTCCTTTAGTAGCTGCTTCTGAAGGATTAGTTCAAAAGATAAAAGCTGAAATTGCAAATATATAAGCTAAAATCACCTACTACTAAGCTCCTCTTCTACTGCAGAGGAGCTTTTTTTATACCTTTCTTATTCCTAATTTTGCTATATGGAACTCCCTATTCGTAAAATTATTCATATAGATATGGATGCCTTTTTTGCATCGGTAGAGCAACATGACTTCCCAGAACTAAAAGGAAAAGCTATTGCTGTGGGAGGAATGCATCGCGGAGTAGTTGCTGCTGCCAGTTATGAAGCCAGAGAGTACGGAGTTCGTTCGGCGATGAATAGTAAAACTGCAAGAGAAAAATGCCCTAACCTCATCTTTGTCCCTCCAAGATTCGAGCGGTACAAAGAGATTTCTCTACAAATAAGGGCTATTTTTCATGAATACACAGACCTTGTTGAACCTTTATCCCTAGATGAAGCTTATTTGGATGTTACTTTCAACAAGAAAAATATCTCTTCGGCTAACCAAATCGCACGGGAGATTCGGAAAAGAATATTTGAAACTACAGGACTTACCGCTTCTGCTGGGATTTCGATTAATAAATTTTTAGCCAAAATAGCTTCTGACATCAACAAGCCAAATGGGCAAAAGACGATACACCCTTCTCAGGTGTTAGATTTTTTAGAACAACTTGCTATTGATAAATTTTATGGGGTAGGAAAAGTCACCGCTAATAAAATGAAAACCTTAGGCATCTTCAATGGAAAAGATCTAAAAGCGAAAAGCTTGGAAGAGCTTACTTTGATTTTCGGGAAATCTGGGAAACATTACTACCAAGTAGTAAGAGGTATCCATCATGTAGAGGTAGTACCCAACCGTATTAGAAAGAGCTTTGGGATTGAAGAAACTTTTTGGGAAGACCTTAGCACTGGAGACCAGATACATGAAAAAATAGAAGAAATTGCAACCAAACTTTGCCACAAGCTAGAAAAAAACAACATTAAAGGTAGGACGATTACTTTAAAAATAAAGTATCTGGATTTCAGCCAATTTACGCGAAGTAAATCTTTAGACATCTCTTTTAATTCGATAGAAATCATTTTACCTATTGCAAAAGAATTATGGGAGCTTAGGCCTTATGATAAATCGGTGCGATTGTTAGGGATATCCCTATCCAACCTGAATACAGAAGAAAAAAAGCAAGTTTTTGTACAATTGAAATTTCCTTTTTAAAAGGCTATTTTAAGAACTTAATATATGGAAGTATATGCTTTATAAAAATATGGTAAGCTGCATATCCTAACATTACTCCTAGCATATCTGCAACTACATCCCAAGCTTCAAGAGCTCTTCCCCAGCCCATTTCGTCTTGTAATATTTCGGTAAGCAATGCGTAGCAAAGCATGATTTGGATAAAGGCAAGAAACTTCACTTTTTGGAAGTAAGCGAGAAAGCAAAATGCTAAAAAACCAAATATTGAGAAATGAAGCAACTTATCTATTCCTGAAAACATAAACCAGTACTCCTTATTCTCAATTCCTGGTTTGAGGAGCATATAAGTAAGAAATGCCCAATAAATGGGCAAAATCTTACTAAATATTTTTTTCAGACTATCCAATTAAAGCTTGGTAATCTTCAGCAGAAAGAAGACCTGAAAGATCTACACCTTCAGCAACTTCTAATTTAATAATCCATCCTTTTCCATAAGGATCTTGGTTTACTAATTCTGGTTCATCTTCTAAAGCTTCGTTGAACTCAGTTACAGTACCTGCTAGAGGAGAGAATAGGTCAGAAACTGTTTTTACAGCTTCTACAGAACCGAAAACATCACCTTCAGCAATTTCATCATCTACTGTGTCTACATCTACAAAAACGATATCTCCTAGTTCACCTTGTGCGAAATCTGTAATACCGATAGTTGCAACGTTACCTTCTACTTTAACCCACTCGTGGTCTTTAGTGTACTTTAATTCAGCTGGAATATTCATTTTATATTTTTATTAATTTTCAAATTTAATTTAAAAAAATGGTTGAGCAAAATTTTTCGTTAAAACCCACAAAAAAAGCTATCCATTTTACAGGATAGCTTAAATATTAACGGGCTGCCCCGAAATTAAAGGTTGCTGTAATCCCTGCCCTAGTTGTAGAAAGCGGATAAGCTGTAGAAATCTTATACTTGGACATCATCTGGTCATAGAAAATTTTAATATTGAAGTTTTGCGAAACGTTATAATCTGCTGAAAGCTTCAAGCTTAATATTCTTTGTCCACCTGTTACCTGAGAATCTGCCAATAAGATATTCGTAATCGTTGTCTTATTGTCCCTCAATGAAAAATCCCCTCGGATATTGATATCACTCTTAATGTCTCTTTCTTTTCCTTTAAACCTCAGCCTCATCTTAAAGTCTTTGATAATGTAGCCAAACCCTAGCACATATTCATTAGAAGAATCTTCCGTTAAGGTTGCATTTTTCAGTCCGAGTAAGTACATACGGTCTCTATTGTACATTACCCTAATTTGCATATTATTTCTTAGGGTTACATCAGCCCCTAACAACGGAGCAAAACTTTCTATATAGGCTACTTGTGAGAAGGTGAAAGGATTTAAGAAATCGTTATTCAAATCTCTATTGCTAGCTCCTACAGCTCCGTTTTGGAAATTATAATAATCGATATTCGATTGTATATCCGTAGCGGTATAAGTGGAAGTATAAGCATGTAGCAATTCAAATTTAGAAAACTTACTATTAATGATTGGGATATTCTTCAATCCTGTATAAGAAATTCTCCAATTCGGCAATGGGAACTTCGCCTTTGTTGGCTCTCCCATTTCCTTCACAGATTTACCTTGAACAGCCGCTTGGAAGGCAGGTACCAATACATAAGCGTTGGACAAGCCATAGCCATCTGCATATCCCGTTGCCGATGCTCCTCCCAAACGCTGAGAAAGCTCTTGTGCATTTTCAACCATTTTTTGGAAAATATCATTCCCAGATTTAAACGAAGTTGCAAAAGACCAAGTAGTATGGGAATAAGTCGTCATGTCTGTTCCAAAAGAAGGTTGATATCCTATGGTTTCTGGCTGGCTTAGATTATCTGGTACAGCATCTACATTGTACCCTCCTTGCATAAAGTTTCGGGTATAGTTTCTCAAGAAATTTAATTCTACTCTTAAATCATTTGCAGGTTGAATTAAAATGTTTCCTCTTATTTCTTGGTTTTTCAGTTGGGTATAAGCATCCGTCATATAAGGAGAAGAAGAAAGCCAATTTCTCTCTACAGCAATCCTTCTGATATCTGCTTGCGAACCTAGTAGGAAGCCATAAGTAGGACCTCCTATATTTTGTCCATATCCCCAGAAATTAGGAGAGGACAACACTCCTGGTAGTGCAGTTGCATTGTTTTCATTGTAATTAAAGTCCACTTGCTTAATAGACGTTAATGCATACATCATTGCCTGTATAGGAGAAAGTTTATTCTTGAATTTATGATTCTTAAATTTAAAATTCTTCTTAGGGTTCTGTTGCTGCTGGGTGTACACATTGTTCAATGAATCCAATTCTCGTTTTCTGCCCAATTGTATAGAATCTATCTTTCTGAAGTATTTAAATTTTTTCAGGAATAGAGGAATATCTACGCTTCCCGTCATCGATTTATCATTGGTATTCTGAGCCAAATTCCCAAGGTCTACACGGTTGCCATTAGGATCTGTAAACTGAGTAAGAGCTGTTGAGCGTGCACTCCAGTTATAGCTAAATCCATAAGCAGCTTCAGCTCTAACAAAATCTAAGAATGGGAGATACTCAAACGGCAATCTATAATTCAGCTGTACTTTATGATTATAGCTTACAGGTCTTCCTGCACGGAAAGGATTTGCAAAAATAGAACGGTTGTTCATGGTATTTACATCCACATTATCATTTAATGTTCGGGTTGCCGAAGCAATATCCAACTTCAATGATTTCGTGAAGTTAAATCCTAAATTATACTGCCATCCAAAATAAAAGTTTCTATTTTTTATAGCTGCAAAATCATCTCCTGGGACTCCAGATAGTAAAGCTTCTACATTCCTAAACTGCATTTCGCTATACGACCTATCTATATCCGTACGGAAAGAAAATCGGGTTGGTAAAAGATTAAAGTTAAACTCTTTTACCCATCTCAAATATTTATATGATTTAGCAGTATCGCTTACTATTTTATCAAACGGCTTTATTACCCATGGTTTGAAGGCAAAGTTATAATCAACATAAGCTTTAAAATTTTGGCGATAATTCTTCACCGTATAAATATCACGATAATAATCATCGTTATAAATACCCGTAACACTAATATTTTCAACATCGTAGAATTTAGGTTTCGCATTAGGATTAGTCCTTTCCTTATGCATATTTACCACGCTTATGCTACGTTGTTGGGTAAAAGTTCTTACAATTTTCTTGGTTGCCTTTGCATTAGGATCTCTGCTTAGTTCAACATCACTATCAAGTGGGTTGTATTTAGGATCCTCTATCGTTTGGGCATAAGAGTAACTCAACGGGATTTTTAAACCTGCCTTTTCAGGGGCAAACTTATCCACATTTACCGTGGTATTTATGCTGAACGATGAATTAGCACTCTGGGAACGCTCTATCGGCTTAGAATCCAAAGCACCAAAGCCAACACTAGACATAGAAGCGTTTGCACTAACCGTTGCAAAATCACCTAGATTGAAATCTAAACTTGCATTTCCTGCATAACCTCCTTTATCATCAATTCCCGAAAGTCGGATTTCATTTACCCAAAGTACTAGGTCTTTAGAAATGGAAGACTCATTTCTTACCCCCAAGATTAAAGTAGTAACGTTTCCTAAACTTGGTCGTCCTTTGGTGATAATTTTTTGGTTATCCACATCACGATATCTCTGGTCTAGGGCTATTCCATTCTGGTCTCTCCTTAATTTTGCATCTACCAACTCTTGGATGGCTAAATCTATAGTGTTTTCCTGGGGCCATATTTCCAAAGGTGTCCTTGCTGTGGAAGGTGTATATTTTAATGGTATTTCATACTCGTAGTAATTATCCGTAGCATCGCTTCCTAACCTGATAAAGAATTTTGCATTAGGATCGGTAAGGTTAGAGGTTTTATCTCTTAAGTTTTCAGCGTGTACAAAAAGTTTAAGATTATTAAATCTTCTCATATCCAACGCTGTATTTTTAAATACTCCTCGTGCCTCATCTCTTAGCCCTTCAACTTTCATATACAAAGAGCTTTCATTCTGCTGCTGATTTCCAGTAGTACCCGTAAGCACTTGTCGTTCTATCCCTGGAGGCATCACATAAGGAGGGTTTCCTAAAGCATTTTCCTCTAGGTTAACACTTCCTACATCAAAATGAGTATTATCCACCTCTACGCTTCCTTCTATTTGGTTAATAGAATTGGCGAAGTTCTTCGTATATTTTCTCCAATCCGAACGTACTAAATCCAATGTACCAAATCTTAAGGTAGAAGTAGTATCAAACCCTGTAAGCAACATTCTCATAAACCTTACATTGTTGAGAATAGAAGGATCATGACTTCCTGCTTGGGTATCAAACTGAGCTACAGGAACTCTAAAAAGATACCATTTTACTTTCCCTGCTTGCCCATTTTGGAATTTTACATTCACCTCTTTAACATCTACAATAAAATTCTGGCCTACGTTCAGCTGATTTTTCTGTAAATTAATGGTGTATTGGTTATAGTCTTCTGTAAGGTCTAAGTTATAATCTTGGTTGATGTCTTCTGCATCTGGAGTTTGGGAAGATACTTCCATAGAGCCTGAAGCAGAGTTTCCTTCTGGTCCTCTAAAATATCGATACCTGTCTTGCACTGAAGACGCCATACTTCCTTGGAATTTGGTAGAAAGAGGGAAAATGAAGTCATCCGAAGCAGGGTCATTTAATAAGGTAACAGGATTTACATTAGAAATACCAAACTTGGTAGCTTCTTGCTCGTTATCCATACCATCCAAACCTAAATCCTGAGCTGTCCTATCTGCTCCTTCTGATGCAAAAGCATATAAAACTGGGAACTGGCTTGGTTGTATTCCCCAATTGGAAGTTGTGGTACTCGCTGCATTGGAAGGAGTTGGCAACCCATTTTCATATCCCAGCTTGCCATCTTTTAAGATATCCTCGGATACGTTTCCTAAATGTAAAAGAAGTTTAGGATCGGCACCCAAATTATTTCCATCTGCATAAGGGTCTTGCATCCAAAATTCAACATACTCAATATTAGATTGGTTAAAGTTGGTAACATTAAGAGACCTCATCATCCCTGCCCATCTCTGCTGAGGAGATTCTGCCATTGGGTTAAGATTGTATGGTCCTCTTTCAGTAGGATAGTAAGTAACATCTAGTGTGTTGATATAAGTTTGCTCACCATCTACTACATCTCTATTGTTATAAAGCTCGGTTAATCTTACTCTACGAGATGCGTAATTAGATACCGACTGAGCCGTAATTCCCTCAGGAGCTCTTCCTCCTAGTCCATAAAATCTAGGATCTATATTATACCAAGAAAGCAAACCTCTTCCGTATCCTGTGGTAAGGTCATCATTATTTCCTGAATTTTGGAAGATTGGATCATTCTGGTTTTTCTCTGGTTTTGATGCCAATGCCCAGAGAGCAGGCTCTTTTAAAGATATTTTAGAACTTGTTTGCTCAAAATCATCAATGTAAGATTGGTTATTCATGGCATTATTTTGCCCTGGCATCAGATAAGCACCTTCCATTCTAAAATTTAATTTAGAAGGAGCTTCTGTATTGATAAATGGGATTTTATCTGTTAATCTTGTTAGGAAAGGTAGCTCGTTATTGTACAACAAGTTAAATCCTGCCATAGTGTTATTAACTGCTTCCGAACCCATTTGTACTTTCTGGGTAAGAGGAATTTCTGAATAATTAACTACGGTTGCTCCTACCAAGAGATTTTCATTTACCTGTCTTTCAAGGTTTAATCCCATGAAGCGTTTTCTTTGGGTATTGAAAGTCATCTGGTTTTCCATGCTGATATTAATTGCCTGGCCAGAGTTTTTAACACTTTCATTAATAATATTAACCGTTCCTAAAACATAATCCACGGTATAATCTTGCCCTTCAATAAGTGCTGCACCATTGGCGGTTACCTTTACAGATCCTTGAGGTACATTGATTGCCCCCAAAGAAATCCCCGAACCTACAGAACCTTTAAACCTTCCCTCCAAGGTATAACGCTGGGCAAGATTGCTCTGGGAAGCTTGTTGCTTCTGCATGGTGTATAAGTCATTGAACACAAAATTAGGATCATTACTTCCTAAGGCCGAAGCCATATAAGATCCAAAAGGTTCTGCTTTGGTAAAGATTACTTTTCCGTTTTGTGGATCTACTGTTAAACCAGGAACGTAATCGAAAATACCATCTCCAGAGCCATTAGCTCCAGATTGACCACTATTGCTCTGAACGTCATTATTTTGAT encodes:
- a CDS encoding T9SS type A sorting domain-containing protein, which codes for MKKIYTVVAACWSLLSFAQQNGKWQDMFSFNHIISIVNKENKIVAVTENGLFYYSPDSGEVSKFTKINGLHEVKISATAYNPSTQTMLIGYKSGNIDIIDAEGKITYAVDIPLSPNVTTSKEIRHISIQDNQAVISADYGVSIFNLDKKEFGNTCFFPEGTKAIESAFLGDQLFVATNKGLKSQNWKSISFVNFSSWNNEGLSGISQMESVDGKLLAANSKTIYVNTGNGFTILKDGFSGIQDIHENEGYIAVADKISDEDYQTKVIDFSGVLQVEHPFSVPVSTGLYANGQLFSGTITKGLSMGETGIFIKPDGPYNNTSSRLYLRDGKIWVATVLLNDSFGPLTSDNLGYYYYNGSAWEYPSFFEEKENFGMNVSDVIPDATHPDVVYFTNFQQEPKRGVYRLEKKLDGTYSSQVFLGVDKADKWYFLPYGVVQKDGYLLSSIQTIQIDESSNKQHIYDAGFYFGKPTPSQVKKFTNLKNQIGFPLITEKTIWAGNAKGNNTDNKAGLLAVLYDGDMSSISSAPVKYMGTDNGLLNNSATCYAMDVYGDLWIGNRTGLRVLQNAEESIRQPNPIAEPIVITQGGIAEELFKDLHIQSIAIDSGNKKWVSIKDNGVFYLSADGQQVLQKFTSQNSALPNNNILDIKIDDKTGKVYFATADGIVVYQGDVSEVGSGFGEVVVYPNPVVYSQYKGNITIKGLAEKTHIRITDTAGNLVHSAVAQGGVYEWNLLNTRGIRVASGIYFVLMTNADGTDKKAVKIAVVNS
- the dinB gene encoding DNA polymerase IV, whose amino-acid sequence is MELPIRKIIHIDMDAFFASVEQHDFPELKGKAIAVGGMHRGVVAAASYEAREYGVRSAMNSKTAREKCPNLIFVPPRFERYKEISLQIRAIFHEYTDLVEPLSLDEAYLDVTFNKKNISSANQIAREIRKRIFETTGLTASAGISINKFLAKIASDINKPNGQKTIHPSQVLDFLEQLAIDKFYGVGKVTANKMKTLGIFNGKDLKAKSLEELTLIFGKSGKHYYQVVRGIHHVEVVPNRIRKSFGIEETFWEDLSTGDQIHEKIEEIATKLCHKLEKNNIKGRTITLKIKYLDFSQFTRSKSLDISFNSIEIILPIAKELWELRPYDKSVRLLGISLSNLNTEEKKQVFVQLKFPF
- the dapA gene encoding 4-hydroxy-tetrahydrodipicolinate synthase; this translates as MNNLSGIGVALVTPFNEDLSVDFDSLTRLIEFNIENGTNYLVVLGTTAEAATLTAEEKDKIVKHVIKINQGRLPLVLGIGGNNTAEVVKQINETDTSAFEAILSVCPYYNKPNQEGIYQHYKALASTRKNIIIYNVPGRTGSNIEANTTLRLAQEFPNLIMIKEACSNINQYFDIIRKKPEHFNLVSGDDEYALAVTLAGGNGVISVIGQAYPKEFSQLIQLGREGNAKEAYKIQNKMVEITRLIFAEGNPTGIKYILSEMGIIKNFLRLPLVAASEGLVQKIKAEIANI
- the sprA gene encoding cell surface protein SprA is translated as MRRYINRVLVANLFGFVSVAYLHAQEVKQDSIEIRKDFSLPSPAYYDSYYDAINNVYMLYPKIGNVVTGTPVAMTPEEYSRYVLSNKLSLYYKEKANQNSLVYRKDPGDQLKKSLIPTIRVKNKLFESLFGSNKIELIPQGYASFDLGVLAQKIDNPLILPQNRKSFAIDIQQRIQLGINGKVGENLQLKANYDTQSGFAFENRMNLLWQAKGTWKDLQSKGFESSTGGEDKIIKRMEFGNINMPLSTGLIRGSQSLFGLKTEFQLGKTKGTAVLSQQQGEARQITVQGGGVVNTFKVNAVDYEENQHYYLGQYFYKNYDQALQNYPSISSLINITRLEVWVIEQGAANLQNQKSVLGIRDLGEGLTGYPDNSQSNVYESIKQLPGVRDYNTAYNAIKGQSLPSVDNGMVQNEPYVDGENFVFNRRAKLLKSNEYTYNPQLGYISLNQKLADNQLLAVSFSYTINGSNKVYKVGEFSEESPLLITKLLKPNVSLKTTSPMWKLMMKNIYPLNANQLQQDGFVLNVLYRDPKNGKVNYLPGTSVQDINLLKLLNWDRLNQNNDVQSNSGQSGANGSGDGIFDYVPGLTVDPQNGKVIFTKAEPFGSYMASALGSNDPNFVFNDLYTMQKQQASQSNLAQRYTLEGRFKGSVGSGISLGAINVPQGSVKVTANGAALIEGQDYTVDYVLGTVNIINESVKNSGQAINISMENQMTFNTQRKRFMGLNLERQVNENLLVGATVVNYSEIPLTQKVQMGSEAVNNTMAGFNLLYNNELPFLTRLTDKIPFINTEAPSKLNFRMEGAYLMPGQNNAMNNQSYIDDFEQTSSKISLKEPALWALASKPEKNQNDPIFQNSGNNDDLTTGYGRGLLSWYNIDPRFYGLGGRAPEGITAQSVSNYASRRVRLTELYNNRDVVDGEQTYINTLDVTYYPTERGPYNLNPMAESPQQRWAGMMRSLNVTNFNQSNIEYVEFWMQDPYADGNNLGADPKLLLHLGNVSEDILKDGKLGYENGLPTPSNAASTTTSNWGIQPSQFPVLYAFASEGADRTAQDLGLDGMDNEQEATKFGISNVNPVTLLNDPASDDFIFPLSTKFQGSMASSVQDRYRYFRGPEGNSASGSMEVSSQTPDAEDINQDYNLDLTEDYNQYTINLQKNQLNVGQNFIVDVKEVNVKFQNGQAGKVKWYLFRVPVAQFDTQAGSHDPSILNNVRFMRMLLTGFDTTSTLRFGTLDLVRSDWRKYTKNFANSINQIEGSVEVDNTHFDVGSVNLEENALGNPPYVMPPGIERQVLTGTTGNQQQNESSLYMKVEGLRDEARGVFKNTALDMRRFNNLKLFVHAENLRDKTSNLTDPNAKFFIRLGSDATDNYYEYEIPLKYTPSTARTPLEIWPQENTIDLAIQELVDAKLRRDQNGIALDQRYRDVDNQKIITKGRPSLGNVTTLILGVRNESSISKDLVLWVNEIRLSGIDDKGGYAGNASLDFNLGDFATVSANASMSSVGFGALDSKPIERSQSANSSFSINTTVNVDKFAPEKAGLKIPLSYSYAQTIEDPKYNPLDSDVELSRDPNAKATKKIVRTFTQQRSISVVNMHKERTNPNAKPKFYDVENISVTGIYNDDYYRDIYTVKNYRQNFKAYVDYNFAFKPWVIKPFDKIVSDTAKSYKYLRWVKEFNFNLLPTRFSFRTDIDRSYSEMQFRNVEALLSGVPGDDFAAIKNRNFYFGWQYNLGFNFTKSLKLDIASATRTLNDNVDVNTMNNRSIFANPFRAGRPVSYNHKVQLNYRLPFEYLPFLDFVRAEAAYGFSYNWSARSTALTQFTDPNGNRVDLGNLAQNTNDKSMTGSVDIPLFLKKFKYFRKIDSIQLGRKRELDSLNNVYTQQQQNPKKNFKFKNHKFKNKLSPIQAMMYALTSIKQVDFNYNENNATALPGVLSSPNFWGYGQNIGGPTYGFLLGSQADIRRIAVERNWLSSSPYMTDAYTQLKNQEIRGNILIQPANDLRVELNFLRNYTRNFMQGGYNVDAVPDNLSQPETIGYQPSFGTDMTTYSHTTWSFATSFKSGNDIFQKMVENAQELSQRLGGASATGYADGYGLSNAYVLVPAFQAAVQGKSVKEMGEPTKAKFPLPNWRISYTGLKNIPIINSKFSKFELLHAYTSTYTATDIQSNIDYYNFQNGAVGASNRDLNNDFLNPFTFSQVAYIESFAPLLGADVTLRNNMQIRVMYNRDRMYLLGLKNATLTEDSSNEYVLGFGYIIKDFKMRLRFKGKERDIKSDINIRGDFSLRDNKTTITNILLADSQVTGGQRILSLKLSADYNVSQNFNIKIFYDQMMSKYKISTAYPLSTTRAGITATFNFGAAR
- a CDS encoding VanZ family protein, whose amino-acid sequence is MLLKPGIENKEYWFMFSGIDKLLHFSIFGFLAFCFLAYFQKVKFLAFIQIMLCYALLTEILQDEMGWGRALEAWDVVADMLGVMLGYAAYHIFIKHILPYIKFLK
- the gcvH gene encoding glycine cleavage system protein GcvH, whose product is MNIPAELKYTKDHEWVKVEGNVATIGITDFAQGELGDIVFVDVDTVDDEIAEGDVFGSVEAVKTVSDLFSPLAGTVTEFNEALEDEPELVNQDPYGKGWIIKLEVAEGVDLSGLLSAEDYQALIG